A genomic region of Jeotgalibaca ciconiae contains the following coding sequences:
- a CDS encoding IS256 family transposase yields MNDFTTEILKTLANKGDLNELFRVHLEKAVNTLLKTELTAFLDYEKYDRIGFNTRNSRNGSYDRTVKTEYGELHLQIPRDRNGEFKQQTVPAYRRTNDTLEETVIHLFRKGITMSEIADLIEKMYGHHYTPQTMSNMTKSFTEEVTSFKERELHDRYSAIYMDATYIPLKRKTVAKEAIHIAVGIRPDGSKEVLSYAIAPTESITIWEEILIDLQERGVKNVLLFITDGLKGMAGAVQRFYPKARFQHCCVHVSRNISHKVRVDDRKEVCDDFKMVYQASSKKAALEARGAFAEKWKTCYPKMVESILSNDYLLTFYDFPLAIRKSIYSKNLIESFNKQIKKYSHRKEQFQNEESMERFLVSSFDTYNQKFLGRSHKGFQQAEGELEQMLSQLIEN; encoded by the coding sequence TCCGTGTCCATTTGGAGAAAGCAGTCAATACGCTTCTCAAAACGGAGTTAACAGCTTTCCTCGATTACGAAAAGTATGATCGCATTGGTTTTAACACGAGGAATTCTCGTAACGGCTCCTATGACCGTACGGTCAAGACCGAGTACGGGGAACTTCATCTCCAGATTCCGCGCGACCGCAACGGCGAGTTCAAGCAACAGACTGTTCCTGCTTATAGACGGACGAATGATACCTTAGAGGAGACCGTCATTCACCTCTTCCGAAAAGGTATTACCATGTCGGAAATCGCAGACTTGATTGAGAAAATGTATGGGCATCACTACACGCCCCAAACCATGTCCAATATGACTAAATCATTTACGGAAGAAGTCACTTCATTTAAGGAACGTGAGCTTCATGACCGTTATTCCGCTATTTATATGGACGCAACCTATATCCCTTTAAAGCGGAAAACCGTTGCCAAGGAAGCCATTCATATCGCAGTAGGCATTCGCCCGGACGGTTCAAAGGAAGTGTTGAGCTATGCGATTGCACCAACTGAATCTATCACGATTTGGGAAGAGATTTTAATAGACCTCCAGGAACGTGGCGTGAAAAACGTCCTCCTTTTCATCACGGATGGCTTAAAGGGGATGGCAGGGGCCGTGCAGCGGTTCTACCCCAAAGCCCGTTTTCAACATTGCTGTGTGCACGTTTCCCGTAATATCAGTCACAAAGTGCGTGTCGATGATCGTAAGGAAGTCTGTGATGATTTTAAAATGGTGTATCAAGCGTCATCTAAAAAGGCGGCATTGGAAGCACGTGGTGCTTTTGCGGAAAAGTGGAAAACCTGCTATCCAAAAATGGTGGAATCGATCCTTTCGAACGATTACCTGCTCACTTTCTATGATTTCCCATTAGCCATACGCAAGAGTATTTACTCTAAGAACTTGATTGAATCCTTTAATAAGCAAATCAAGAAATACAGCCACCGCAAGGAACAGTTCCAAAATGAAGAGTCGATGGAACGTTTCTTAGTCTCGTCTTTTGATACTTACAACCAAAAATTCCTAGGTCGCAGTCATAAAGGTTTCCAACAGGCCGAAGGCGAGCTCGAACAAATGCTGAGCCAACTGATTGAGAATTAG
- a CDS encoding AraC family transcriptional regulator, whose protein sequence is MIEKQKYKEKTIHGTSDFPLAWYSDISDTWQNFFFVPHWHEELEILYVLDGRLELIIDGVSYIIGPNSVALIPPNLLHIAYRINNERCRFCSIVFSIDLIASKTADKIQREQLQPFLENPFSANYILLPGSQQQSEVQKLIHTFEKTFIEESFCRELLIKGVIIQLLAQLIQTKNLKIQKTNAKKLQEERERTIIEFISSNFDEKLTLSSLANSVMLSKEQFTRFFKKSFRTSPIHYLNQFRLQKATELLQQTDLQIIEIAQLVGFDSSNYFSSSFRKCFGISPSEFRKMT, encoded by the coding sequence ATGATAGAAAAACAAAAATATAAAGAAAAAACAATTCATGGAACTAGCGATTTTCCTTTAGCTTGGTATTCGGATATATCAGATACTTGGCAAAACTTTTTCTTTGTTCCTCATTGGCATGAAGAGTTAGAAATCTTGTATGTTTTGGATGGTAGACTAGAATTAATTATTGATGGGGTTTCCTATATAATTGGCCCAAATTCGGTAGCCTTAATCCCACCAAATCTACTTCATATCGCTTATCGAATAAATAATGAACGTTGCCGATTTTGCTCCATAGTATTTTCGATTGATTTAATAGCAAGCAAGACGGCTGATAAAATCCAAAGAGAGCAATTACAACCATTTTTAGAAAACCCATTTTCAGCTAACTATATTCTCTTACCTGGGTCACAACAACAAAGTGAAGTGCAAAAACTCATCCATACTTTTGAAAAAACTTTTATAGAGGAATCTTTTTGTCGCGAGTTACTAATTAAGGGAGTTATCATTCAATTATTAGCTCAACTTATTCAGACAAAAAATCTAAAAATTCAGAAAACGAATGCTAAAAAATTACAAGAAGAACGAGAACGTACGATCATCGAATTTATTTCATCAAATTTTGATGAAAAACTGACACTTTCCTCTTTAGCTAATTCAGTTATGCTTAGTAAAGAGCAATTTACACGTTTCTTCAAAAAGTCATTTCGAACCTCTCCAATACATTACTTGAATCAATTTCGATTACAAAAAGCTACCGAATTACTACAACAAACTGATTTACAAATAATTGAAATCGCGCAATTGGTAGGATTTGATAGCAGCAATTATTTCTCTTCATCTTTTCGTAAGTGTTTTGGAATATCCCCTTCAGAATTTAGAAAAATGACATGA
- a CDS encoding glycoside hydrolase family 31 protein has product MSILTKGKNFLECQNANERIKIIAWGENGFRVVSTPNGEIDLTCSALLPLESKAIVNIEGEIATIQNGKIKAIIDSSNWWNRSGKISFYNDKDELLIREMDSGGALIKKARLFKSIIGGDYRLTASFEANEDEKIYGMGQYQQDILDLKGCNLELAHRNSQASIPFYVSNKGYGFLWHNPAIGSVSFGSNTTEWRVDSTKQLDYWITAGDTPSEIEFQYSAAVGRAPMMPEYGLGFWQSKLRYSTQEEVLEAAREYHKRNIPIDVLIIDYYHWPRCGDYRFDSNFFPDPKAMVDEARSYGIELMVSVWPQIDVRSENFQVFKDNGLLVQTERGIDVQMLFLGNNVFYDATNPKAREYVWRKVKKNYIDYGIKLFWLDEAEPEFGTYDYDMYRYYSGSVLQQGNIYPREYIRGFHEGEAQDGENTVKLVRCAWVGSQQYGALVWSGDIHSTFQDYKNQIVAGIQMGLAGIPWWTTDIGGFHGGDVTKSEFQELLIRWFQYGTFCPVMRIHGSRIPHTKIFKADGEETEQTGADNEIWSYGEDNYEIMKKFIGIREIMKDYTRFLMKEAHETGSPVIRAMFYEFPNDEITWNLKTQYMFGPDILVAPIIESGSKKRTVYLPEGSKWIDARNNQAYDGGQFVEASANIDTLPIFLRDGKQDYLIGKI; this is encoded by the coding sequence ATGTCTATACTTACAAAAGGGAAAAATTTTTTAGAATGCCAAAATGCCAATGAGAGAATAAAAATAATTGCGTGGGGTGAGAATGGTTTTCGTGTCGTTAGTACTCCCAATGGTGAAATTGATTTAACTTGTAGTGCGCTTTTACCACTAGAATCTAAAGCAATTGTGAATATTGAGGGTGAAATTGCTACTATCCAGAATGGGAAAATCAAAGCGATTATAGATAGCTCTAATTGGTGGAATAGAAGTGGGAAGATTAGTTTCTATAATGACAAAGATGAACTTTTAATTCGAGAAATGGATAGTGGTGGTGCATTAATAAAAAAGGCTCGCCTATTCAAATCTATCATTGGCGGTGATTATCGTTTAACTGCTTCTTTTGAAGCAAATGAAGATGAAAAAATTTATGGCATGGGGCAATACCAACAGGACATTTTGGATTTAAAAGGTTGTAATCTTGAACTAGCTCATCGTAACTCACAAGCATCTATCCCATTTTATGTTTCAAACAAAGGATATGGTTTCTTATGGCATAATCCAGCAATTGGATCTGTTTCATTTGGGAGTAATACAACTGAATGGCGAGTGGATAGTACAAAGCAATTAGATTATTGGATTACAGCTGGAGATACTCCAAGTGAAATAGAGTTCCAATATAGTGCAGCTGTTGGAAGGGCTCCTATGATGCCGGAATATGGATTAGGTTTTTGGCAAAGCAAGTTACGTTATTCTACTCAAGAGGAGGTCTTAGAAGCTGCTCGCGAATATCATAAACGAAATATCCCCATAGATGTTTTAATTATCGATTACTATCATTGGCCAAGATGCGGTGATTATCGATTTGATTCAAATTTTTTCCCTGATCCCAAAGCAATGGTGGATGAGGCGAGGTCTTATGGAATAGAATTAATGGTCTCTGTCTGGCCACAAATTGATGTAAGGAGCGAAAATTTCCAAGTTTTTAAAGATAATGGTTTGCTCGTTCAGACAGAACGCGGCATCGATGTTCAGATGCTGTTCCTTGGTAATAATGTTTTCTACGATGCTACAAATCCAAAAGCACGTGAGTATGTGTGGAGAAAAGTAAAAAAGAACTACATTGACTATGGTATTAAATTATTTTGGTTAGACGAAGCAGAACCGGAATTTGGGACCTATGATTATGATATGTATCGTTATTACTCAGGGAGTGTCTTACAACAAGGTAATATATATCCTCGTGAGTATATTCGAGGATTTCATGAAGGGGAAGCCCAAGACGGAGAAAATACGGTTAAACTAGTACGTTGTGCTTGGGTTGGTAGTCAGCAGTATGGAGCCCTAGTTTGGTCAGGAGATATTCATTCCACCTTCCAAGATTACAAAAATCAGATTGTTGCTGGAATACAAATGGGATTAGCCGGAATACCATGGTGGACAACAGATATTGGTGGTTTTCACGGGGGGGATGTAACAAAATCTGAATTCCAAGAATTACTTATTCGTTGGTTCCAGTATGGCACGTTTTGTCCAGTTATGCGTATTCATGGATCTAGAATTCCACATACAAAAATATTCAAAGCAGATGGCGAGGAGACTGAACAGACAGGTGCGGATAATGAAATATGGAGTTATGGCGAAGATAATTATGAAATTATGAAAAAATTCATTGGAATAAGAGAAATAATGAAGGATTATACCCGTTTTTTGATGAAAGAAGCTCATGAAACTGGTTCGCCAGTAATACGTGCCATGTTTTACGAGTTTCCTAACGATGAAATAACATGGAATCTTAAGACACAATACATGTTTGGACCCGATATTCTAGTAGCTCCAATCATCGAATCAGGTTCAAAAAAGCGAACAGTGTATTTACCAGAAGGATCTAAATGGATTGATGCAAGAAACAACCAAGCTTATGACGGAGGACAATTTGTTGAAGCTTCTGCTAATATAGATACTTTGCCAATTTTTTTACGAGATGGGAAGCAAGATTACCTAATTGGTAAAATATAA
- a CDS encoding alpha-galactosidase, with the protein MGWNSWDCYGASVREEEVREHAKYMSKNLKEYGWEYIVVDIQWSEPEAKSTVYNDFYPLNMDEYSRLIPAENRFPSSKDGRGFKELGDYIHSLGLKFGIHIMRGIPRQAVHQNTAIKGTEKRARDIANNDICPWNSDMYGVNVDMPEGQIYYDSLFELYASWGVDFIKVDDIAHSKLYDDAHKKEIEAIRNAIDKTNRPIVLSLSPGPAQLKNGSFFQDHVNMWRLTDDFWDSWDALYKMFDRTAEWQSFVRRGNWPDCDMLPLGHIGIRAVDGGGGDNWTRFTKDEQYLLMTLWTIFQSPLMYGGTLPDIDDFTLSLFTNEEVLEMYHTITERRQVYRDKEWVVWQAASTESEFVAIFNVSEDDLNLPENLRSDFVGKDTARNLWEKKTVKVQNQKIHRHGALLLKK; encoded by the coding sequence ATGGGCTGGAACAGCTGGGATTGTTATGGAGCTTCTGTCCGCGAAGAAGAAGTAAGAGAGCATGCAAAATACATGAGTAAAAATTTAAAAGAATATGGCTGGGAGTATATCGTTGTAGATATCCAATGGTCTGAACCAGAGGCGAAGTCTACCGTTTATAATGATTTTTATCCTTTAAATATGGATGAGTATTCCCGCTTAATTCCAGCTGAAAATCGATTTCCATCATCAAAAGATGGAAGAGGGTTTAAAGAGTTAGGGGATTATATACATAGTTTAGGATTGAAGTTTGGAATTCATATTATGCGGGGGATTCCTCGGCAGGCGGTACATCAAAATACAGCAATAAAAGGAACCGAAAAACGTGCTCGTGATATTGCGAATAATGACATCTGTCCATGGAACTCCGATATGTATGGTGTCAATGTGGATATGCCAGAGGGGCAAATATACTATGATTCACTGTTCGAACTGTATGCTTCCTGGGGAGTGGATTTTATTAAAGTAGATGATATCGCTCATTCGAAACTTTATGATGATGCCCATAAAAAGGAAATAGAAGCAATTCGAAATGCAATCGATAAAACAAATCGTCCGATTGTTCTGTCTCTATCACCCGGACCTGCTCAATTAAAAAACGGTAGTTTCTTCCAAGATCACGTAAACATGTGGCGGTTGACTGACGATTTTTGGGATTCGTGGGATGCTCTTTATAAAATGTTCGATCGTACTGCAGAATGGCAATCGTTTGTACGACGAGGAAATTGGCCGGATTGCGACATGCTTCCTTTGGGACATATTGGTATTCGTGCAGTTGATGGAGGCGGTGGTGATAATTGGACAAGGTTCACCAAGGATGAGCAATACTTATTGATGACGTTGTGGACAATCTTCCAATCACCATTAATGTACGGTGGTACCTTGCCGGATATCGATGATTTTACTTTGTCTTTGTTTACAAATGAAGAAGTCTTGGAAATGTATCATACTATTACCGAAAGACGCCAAGTATATCGGGACAAAGAATGGGTTGTTTGGCAAGCAGCTAGCACTGAATCTGAATTCGTAGCAATTTTTAATGTTTCAGAAGATGACTTGAATCTTCCAGAAAATTTACGTTCTGATTTTGTAGGAAAAGACACAGCGAGAAATCTCTGGGAGAAAAAGACAGTAAAAGTACAGAATCAAAAAATTCATAGACACGGAGCATTACTGCTTAAGAAGTAA
- a CDS encoding AraC family transcriptional regulator, producing the protein MSLFDQAKEMATITAFYALTLNHFDMNTHNHESCEIMYVKKGRCTVETNSELRILHEGEFVFLDSHASHRLFVDTKTPCSLLNLEFVLASTGTISLRELRQKSTSLRQTEKLANDILFGYDNRNLKRPLEELIHHLAKSPSQEYSSEKAFLISLLFQQCLLELGHFLYSKRQVPSSPYLNKALSYIHGHLQEDLRIPTIATHVGINKSYLHLLFSQHLNETISSYINRKRLEKAIFLLINSELSVTDIAFQVGYNSRQHFSTTFSRYFGKSPQDYKLKKYNIEHNSLNIGQYRKKSDYWEFIQMKD; encoded by the coding sequence ATGAGCTTATTTGATCAAGCAAAAGAAATGGCGACTATCACAGCTTTCTACGCGCTGACCTTGAATCATTTTGACATGAATACACATAACCATGAATCCTGTGAAATTATGTACGTAAAAAAAGGACGTTGTACTGTTGAAACGAACTCTGAGCTACGGATACTTCATGAAGGAGAATTTGTTTTTTTAGACTCACATGCATCGCATCGTCTTTTTGTGGATACTAAAACCCCTTGCTCTTTATTAAACCTTGAATTCGTGCTAGCATCTACTGGAACGATTTCTTTACGTGAGCTACGACAAAAAAGTACATCATTAAGACAAACTGAAAAACTAGCCAATGATATACTTTTTGGTTATGATAATCGAAATTTGAAGCGCCCTTTAGAAGAATTGATTCACCATTTAGCGAAATCACCATCGCAAGAATATTCCTCTGAAAAAGCTTTTTTGATTTCCCTCCTTTTTCAACAGTGTTTGCTGGAATTGGGACATTTTCTCTATTCAAAAAGGCAGGTGCCATCTAGCCCTTATCTAAATAAAGCCTTAAGCTACATCCATGGACATTTACAAGAGGATTTACGCATCCCTACTATTGCCACACACGTAGGGATCAATAAATCTTATTTACATTTACTCTTTTCACAACATTTAAATGAAACTATTTCAAGCTATATTAATCGAAAAAGGTTAGAGAAAGCCATTTTTTTGTTGATTAATAGCGAACTTTCTGTTACTGATATAGCTTTTCAAGTTGGCTACAATAGTCGTCAACATTTCAGCACTACCTTTTCTCGATATTTTGGAAAAAGTCCTCAAGATTACAAATTAAAGAAATACAACATCGAGCATAATTCTTTAAATATAGGACAGTATAGAAAAAAATCAGACTATTGGGAATTTATTCAAATGAAGGACTAA
- a CDS encoding YesL family protein translates to MKFFDINSPLNKLLTNIADLMLVNFLFILFSLPIVTFGASLTAMNHVTLQMSEGKQLSIFKSFFESFKENFKQATGLWAIVFGMNAVFFAWYIVIENMIDTNIASILRAFLYVFIVIFSMILIYLFYLQAKFENTIGETIKNAFLMSIRHLFTTLLSLVIIGGTVIAIMFYPRVTGYGLLLVLGGFSLVSYGISFLMKRVFRHYIQT, encoded by the coding sequence ATGAAATTTTTTGATATAAACTCACCCTTGAATAAACTTTTAACAAATATTGCAGATTTAATGTTAGTAAATTTTCTGTTTATTCTATTTTCTTTGCCTATAGTAACATTTGGGGCGTCACTAACTGCCATGAATCATGTGACTTTGCAAATGTCTGAAGGAAAACAACTGTCTATTTTTAAAAGTTTTTTTGAGTCTTTTAAGGAGAATTTTAAACAGGCCACAGGATTATGGGCTATTGTTTTTGGAATGAATGCTGTTTTCTTTGCATGGTATATTGTCATTGAAAATATGATTGACACCAACATTGCTTCCATTTTACGTGCGTTCTTATATGTTTTTATTGTCATATTCTCAATGATCCTCATCTATTTGTTTTACTTGCAAGCTAAGTTTGAAAATACGATTGGAGAAACGATAAAGAATGCATTTCTTATGTCTATCAGACATCTTTTTACAACATTACTTTCTTTAGTGATTATCGGTGGAACAGTTATTGCCATCATGTTTTATCCACGTGTCACTGGGTATGGTTTACTTTTAGTGCTAGGTGGTTTTTCTTTAGTTTCTTATGGAATCAGCTTTTTGATGAAGCGTGTTTTCCGGCATTATATACAAACATGA
- a CDS encoding extracellular solute-binding protein translates to MNKMNKKIIRKAASGLMLTGLATAVLAGCSGGSSAGEAGSNDRTEEITMLVLGDKPNNGRLESMLEELNGKLEEKVNATLDLHYVEWADWQTQYNVELLSGDGSIDLITTATDWLYGWENAQKGAFLPLTEEMLKENAPKTWEQVSEFGDWDLTKLEDGNIYFIPEDNYKQYTNHGFFYRGDWATEAGLPNGEITKFDDLTAYFEYVLENKDGVVPWETNAPGAGIDAYVRGNYDYRNLIGINVGNYEMWQTEASDPYTVTSYLMEGNSLKEAAEEIKNWNDMGVWREDVLNFTGDSRELFYSGQAAVDQHHTQTYIGQIVYNMNTKQPGSDPKMYAIGQENNNIGKDLKTHGALAVSASSKNPEKALQVYDLLRNDEECYRLINYGIEGTDYIVTEDGNLDYPEGYDPSTDSLGSNFWAGRMDNFELDKTTDAPNKDEIYSALDEFAYDYPFENLIFNKDAIESSQSAMANVLSTYMPQLQAGKFEDPSAEIDKMREELKSAGYDEVLTSLQADMDTFVEQHDLK, encoded by the coding sequence ATGAACAAGATGAATAAAAAGATTATAAGAAAAGCAGCAAGCGGTTTGATGCTAACGGGGTTGGCTACGGCAGTTTTAGCGGGCTGTTCTGGTGGTAGTAGTGCTGGAGAAGCAGGAAGCAACGACCGTACTGAAGAAATTACCATGCTCGTTCTAGGCGATAAACCTAATAATGGTAGGCTAGAAAGTATGCTGGAAGAGTTAAATGGTAAATTGGAAGAAAAAGTCAATGCAACATTAGATTTACACTATGTTGAATGGGCAGATTGGCAAACGCAATACAATGTGGAGTTGTTAAGCGGAGATGGTTCGATTGATTTAATTACAACAGCAACGGATTGGTTATATGGATGGGAAAATGCACAAAAAGGGGCATTCTTACCGTTAACAGAAGAAATGCTGAAGGAAAATGCGCCAAAAACTTGGGAGCAAGTTTCTGAGTTTGGAGATTGGGATTTAACTAAACTAGAAGATGGAAATATCTATTTTATTCCAGAGGATAATTATAAACAATACACGAATCATGGCTTCTTCTACCGGGGAGATTGGGCAACAGAAGCGGGACTTCCTAATGGTGAAATAACAAAATTTGATGATTTAACAGCTTATTTTGAATACGTATTAGAGAATAAAGATGGCGTAGTTCCTTGGGAAACGAATGCACCTGGGGCAGGAATTGATGCCTATGTTCGCGGAAACTATGACTATCGTAATCTTATCGGTATAAACGTTGGGAACTATGAAATGTGGCAGACAGAAGCGAGTGATCCTTACACGGTAACTTCTTACTTGATGGAAGGGAATTCATTAAAAGAAGCTGCCGAGGAAATTAAAAACTGGAATGATATGGGCGTATGGCGTGAAGATGTTTTGAATTTCACTGGTGATTCTCGTGAATTGTTCTATAGCGGACAAGCAGCTGTAGACCAACATCATACACAAACTTATATTGGCCAAATCGTTTATAATATGAATACAAAACAACCGGGTTCTGATCCAAAGATGTATGCCATCGGTCAAGAAAACAATAATATTGGTAAAGACTTGAAAACACATGGTGCTTTGGCGGTAAGTGCTTCTTCGAAAAATCCTGAAAAAGCCTTACAAGTGTACGATTTATTGCGTAATGATGAAGAGTGCTATCGTTTAATCAATTATGGAATTGAAGGGACAGATTATATCGTTACAGAAGATGGTAATCTTGATTACCCAGAAGGATATGATCCATCCACAGATAGTTTGGGTTCAAACTTCTGGGCAGGGCGTATGGATAACTTTGAATTAGACAAGACAACGGATGCACCAAATAAAGATGAAATCTATAGTGCCTTAGATGAATTTGCGTATGACTATCCTTTTGAAAACCTGATTTTTAACAAAGATGCAATCGAATCAAGTCAATCGGCGATGGCAAATGTATTATCGACATATATGCCTCAGTTACAAGCAGGTAAATTTGAAGATCCTTCTGCCGAAATTGATAAAATGCGTGAAGAATTGAAATCGGCAGGTTACGATGAAGTATTAACTTCTCTTCAAGCAGATATGGATACATTTGTTGAACAACATGACTTAAAATAA
- a CDS encoding carbohydrate ABC transporter permease — translation MEKKRIGKKVKIDTSGKVLKVISYTLVIAFTILCALPFVLIISASFSTEAIIAKEGFGLLPKGFTLDAYSFVFRFPKMILGSYAVTIGLTTVGTIIGLFIISMTGYALQRKDFPFRNSLSFFIYFTTLFSAGMAPSYIWVSRYLGLKGSYLAVLLQLLMSPWLIILMKNFAKSIPFEIVESGKIDGAGDFRIFYQLVLPMLKPALATVGLFLALGYWNEWYLSSLYLGSSVTYKPLQYYLYNIINTANALRNSVAGANVTVTQLPSNTLKMATAVVATGPIIFLYPFVQKYFISGITVGAVKG, via the coding sequence ATGGAAAAAAAGAGAATTGGTAAGAAAGTAAAAATCGATACATCTGGTAAAGTTTTAAAAGTTATTTCTTATACATTGGTAATTGCCTTTACTATTTTGTGTGCACTTCCTTTTGTTTTGATTATTTCTGCATCTTTCAGTACAGAGGCGATTATTGCAAAAGAAGGTTTCGGATTACTACCTAAAGGATTTACTCTAGATGCCTATAGTTTCGTATTTCGTTTTCCTAAGATGATCTTAGGTTCATATGCAGTAACAATCGGTTTAACAACCGTTGGTACGATTATCGGTTTATTCATTATTTCGATGACTGGTTATGCTTTACAACGAAAAGATTTTCCTTTTAGAAATAGCCTTTCATTTTTTATCTACTTCACAACTTTATTCTCTGCAGGGATGGCACCAAGCTATATCTGGGTATCGCGCTATCTAGGTTTGAAAGGAAGCTATTTAGCGGTTTTACTTCAACTATTGATGTCGCCTTGGTTGATTATCTTGATGAAAAATTTTGCAAAATCTATTCCTTTTGAAATCGTTGAATCTGGAAAAATCGATGGTGCAGGAGATTTCAGGATCTTTTATCAGCTAGTTTTACCCATGTTAAAACCGGCATTAGCAACAGTAGGTCTTTTCCTAGCGTTAGGTTATTGGAATGAATGGTATTTATCTTCACTTTATTTAGGCTCATCAGTCACTTATAAGCCATTACAATATTATTTATACAATATTATCAATACAGCGAATGCACTGAGAAACTCTGTCGCAGGTGCCAATGTAACTGTGACGCAATTGCCTTCGAATACCTTGAAGATGGCAACCGCTGTTGTAGCTACAGGTCCAATCATTTTCTTATACCCATTTGTACAAAAATACTTTATCTCAGGTATTACAGTTGGGGCTGTTAAAGGTTAG
- a CDS encoding ABC transporter permease, producing the protein MEKIARENTFPSKKKKEKSTEKKGFFTKVKESRTLIIMCLPAIIFFLVFAYAPMPGNYIAFTNFNFRDGIFGSPFVGMKNFQFLIKSGQLWNLTRNTVLYNIAFIGLGNVLQITIALMLNEIHNKYFKKVSQTLMFLPYFISAVLIGAIAFNILNYDTGVLNTIIRESGGNPLKIYSMAGAWPFIIIFSQLWQSTGYGSIVYFAAIMGIDNSMIEAAQVDGATSWQRIRHVILPNLKPTFVILFLFSLGGIMKGNFGLFWNLIGNNSQLYATTDIIETSVYRMMMSQNNFTASTAVGLYQSIFGFALVMLSNWIVRKINKDYALF; encoded by the coding sequence ATGGAGAAGATTGCAAGAGAAAATACTTTTCCCAGTAAAAAGAAAAAAGAGAAATCAACCGAAAAGAAAGGCTTTTTTACCAAAGTTAAAGAAAGTCGAACACTGATAATTATGTGTTTGCCAGCAATCATTTTCTTTTTGGTATTTGCTTATGCACCAATGCCTGGTAACTATATCGCATTTACTAATTTTAATTTTCGTGATGGTATTTTTGGAAGTCCTTTCGTTGGAATGAAAAATTTTCAATTTTTGATTAAGTCCGGTCAGCTTTGGAATTTAACGCGCAATACCGTATTATACAACATTGCATTTATTGGTTTAGGAAATGTGCTACAAATTACTATTGCGCTAATGTTGAATGAGATTCATAACAAATATTTTAAAAAAGTATCGCAAACGTTGATGTTCTTACCATACTTTATTTCTGCTGTATTAATCGGAGCAATCGCATTTAACATTTTAAATTATGATACTGGAGTGCTAAATACGATTATTCGAGAATCTGGTGGTAATCCACTGAAAATTTACAGCATGGCAGGGGCTTGGCCATTTATTATTATCTTCAGTCAACTATGGCAATCTACAGGATACGGTTCAATTGTTTACTTCGCAGCAATTATGGGTATCGATAACAGTATGATTGAAGCTGCACAAGTTGATGGGGCAACTAGTTGGCAACGAATTCGGCACGTGATTTTGCCTAATCTGAAACCAACTTTCGTCATTTTATTCCTATTCTCTCTAGGGGGGATCATGAAAGGTAACTTTGGATTATTTTGGAATTTAATCGGTAACAATTCTCAGTTATATGCAACAACGGATATTATCGAAACGTCTGTTTATCGTATGATGATGTCTCAAAATAATTTCACTGCTTCCACAGCCGTGGGACTTTACCAGTCAATATTTGGTTTTGCATTGGTTATGTTAAGTAACTGGATAGTTCGTAAAATCAATAAAGATTACGCACTGTTTTAG